A stretch of the Lolium perenne isolate Kyuss_39 chromosome 3, Kyuss_2.0, whole genome shotgun sequence genome encodes the following:
- the LOC127341208 gene encoding galactinol--sucrose galactosyltransferase, which yields MAPNLSKATADMVGDVAVDGLKPSSRFTLKGKDLAVDGRPTLLDVPANIRLTPASTLVPTADVAGGCFLGFDAPAPDSRHVVPIGKLVDTRFMSIFRFKVWWTTHWVGTAGRDVENETQMMVLDRTADRPYVLLLPIVDGAFRASLQSAGEDDDNVALCLESGSSVVQGSVFRSAVYLHAGDDPFDLVRHAARVVRAHLGTFRLLEEKTPPPIVDKFGWCTWDAFYLKVHPEGVWEGVRLLAEGGCPPGLVLIDDGWQSICHDEDDPLDGAEGMNRTAAGEQMPCRLIKFQENHKFRDYKGGLGLGGFVREMKAAFPTVEQVYVWHALCGYWGGLRPGAPGLPPAKVVAPKLSPGLKRTMEDLAVDKIVNNGVGLVDPERAAELYEGLHAHLQASGIDGVKVDVIHLLEMLSEEYGGRVELAKAYFRGLTESVRRHFGGNGVIASMEHCNDFMLLGTEAVALGRVGDDFWCTDPSGDPNGTFWLQGCHMVHCAYNSLWMGSFIHPDWDMFQSTHACAAFHAASRAVSGGPVYVSDSVGSHDFALLRRLALPDGTVLRCEHHALPTRDCLFLDPLHDGQTMLKIWNLNKFSGVLGAFNCQGGGWSPEARRNKCASQCSVPVTARAGPADIEWKQGKTHPVPDVENATQFAVYFVESKKLELLLPDETVEITLQPFNYELLVVAPVSVLRLASGGGAGFAPIGLANMLNSGGAVQSLESSPNGGEVTVEVAVKGAGEMVAYSSARPRLCKVDGEDAEFVYEDGVVTVAVPWTGSSSKLARVEYIY from the exons ATGGCTCCCAACCTGAGCAAGGCGACGGCCGACATGGTCGGCGACGTGGCAGTGGACGGGCTCAAGCCGTCCTCGCGTTTCACCCTGAAGGGCAAGGACCTTGCCGTTGACGGCCGCCCGACCCTCCTCGACGTCCCCGCCAACATCCGCCTCACCCCTGCATCCACTCTCGTCCCCACAGCCGACGTCGCCGGCGGCTGCTTCCTCGGCTTCGACGCGCCGGCGCCGGACAGCCGCCACGTGGTGCCGATCGGCAAGCTGGTGGACACCCGGTTCATGAGCATCTTCCGCTTCAAGGTGTGGTGGACGACCCACTGGGTGGGCACCGCCGGCCGAGACGTGGAGAACGAGACCCAGATGATGGTGCTCGACCGCACCGCCGACCGCCCCTACGTGCTCCTCCTCCCCATCGTCGACGGCGCCTTCCGCGCCAGCCTCCAGTCCGCGGGCGAGGACGACGACAACGTAGCGCTCTGCCTCGAGAGCGGCTCGTCCGTCGTGCAGGGTTCCGTGTTCCGTAGCGCCGTGTACCTGCACGCCGGCGACGACCCGTTCGACCTGGTCCGCCATGCGGCGCGGGTGGTCCGCGCCCACCTCGGCACGTTCCGGCTGCTGGAGgagaagacgccgccgccgatcgtgGACAAGTTCGGGTGGTGCACCTGGGACGCCTTCTACCTCAAGGTGCACCCGGAGGGCGTGTGGGAGGGCGTGCGGCTGCTGGCCGAGGGCGGGTGCCCGCCGGGGCTCGTGCTCATCGACGACGGCTGGCAGTCCATCTGCCACGACGAGGACGACCCCCTCGACGGCGCCGAGGGCATGAACCGCACCGCCGCCGGCGAGCAGATGCCGTGCCGGCTCATCAAGTTCCAGGAGAACCACAAGTTCAGGGACTACAAGGGCGGCCTCGGGCTCGGCGGCTTCGTGCGCGAGATGAAGGCCGCGTTCCCGACGGtggagcaggtgtacgtgtggcaCGCGCTCTGCGGGTACTGGGGCGGGCTACGCCCCGGCGCGCCGGGCCTGCCGCCGGCCAAGGTGGTCGCTCCCAAGCTCTCCCCCGGGCTCAAGCGCACAATGGAGGACCTCGCCGTGGACAAGATCGTCAACAACGGCGTCGGGCTCGTCGACCCGGAGCGTGCGGCCGAACTCTACGAGGGGCTGCATGCACACCTCCAGGCTTCCGGCATCGACGGCGTCAAGGTCGACGTCATACAT CTGCTGGAGATGCTGAGCGAGGAGTACGGCGGTCGGGTGGAGCTGGCCAAGGCCTACTTCCGCGGTCTGACAGAGTCGGTGCGGCGCCACTTCGGCGGCAACGGCGTGATCGCGAGCATGGAGCACTGCAACGACTTCATGCTGCTGGGCACGGAGGCGGTGGCGCTGGGGCGCGTCGGCGACGACTTCTGGTGCACGGACCCCTCCGGCGACCCCAACGGCACCTTCTGGCTGCAGGGCTGCCACATGGTGCACTGCGCCTACAACTCGCTCTGGATGGGCAGCTTCATCCACCCGGACTGGGACATGTTCCAGTCCACGCACGCCTGCGCCGCCTTCCACGCCGCCTCCCGCGCCGTCTCCGGCGGGCCCGTCTACGTCAGCGACTCCGTCGGCAGCCACGACTTCGCGCTGCTCCGCCGCCTGGCGCTGCCCGACGGCACCGTGCTGCGCTGCGAGCACCACGCGCTCCCCACCCGCGACTGCCTCTTCCTCGATCCGCTCCACGACGGCCAGACCATGCTCAAGATCTGGAACCTCAACAAGTTCTCCGGCGTGCTCGGCGCCTTCAACTGCCAGGGCGGCGGGTGGAGCCCAGAGGCGCGGCGCAACAAGTGCGCGTCGCAGTGCTCCGTGCCCGTCACGGCGCGCGCAGGGCCGGCGGACATCGAGTGGAAGCAGGGCAAGACGCACCCCGTCCCTGACGTTGAGAACGCGACTCAGTTCGCCGTCTACTTCGTCGAGTCCAAGAAGCTCGAGCTGCTGCTCCCGGACGAGACGGTGGAGATCACGCTCCAGCCCTTCAACTACGAGCTCCTCGTGGTGGCGCCCGTGAGTGTCCTCCGTCTCGCCAGTGGTGGTGGCGCTGGGTTCGCGCCCATCGGGCTCGCCAACATGCTCAACTCCGGCGGCGCGGTGCAAAGTTTAGAGTCCAGCCCCAATGGCGGCGAGGTGACAGTGGAGGTGGCCGTCAAGGGCGCAGGGGAGATGGTGGCTTACTCGTCGGCAAGGCCCAGGCTGTGCAAGGTCGACGGCGAGGATGCAGAGTTCGTGTACGAAGACGGCGTGGTCACCGTCGCCGTGCCATGGACAGGGTCGTCGTCTAAGCTGGCCCGTGTCGAGTACATCTActga